One genomic region from Salvia hispanica cultivar TCC Black 2014 chromosome 2, UniMelb_Shisp_WGS_1.0, whole genome shotgun sequence encodes:
- the LOC125204810 gene encoding psbP domain-containing protein 2, chloroplastic: MDFHGVCIPSSNHHYSLSLLLPNLSSSRKQTPHLPPLSISCSSNVKWRECLPSTVGRRVISISFLGFGVSRLLSMSEAMAEPALELYRYTDPKEGFTLLVPSSYVKVDKAGATVLFENASKKANNVGVVVAPTRISSLGEFGTPQFVVDKLIQAERRKESTKEAEVISVSERSGEGGAQVYEFEYKLDSTRGGMKRVFSAAVVASKRLYLLNITHSDSAESPLDTDTRNVLEQVLHSFDVVPSS, translated from the exons ATGGATTTCCATGGCGTTTGTATTCCCTCTTCAAATCACCATTATTCCCTTTCCCTCCTCCTTCCAAACCTTTCCTCatcaagaaaacaaactccACATCTTCCTCCTCTCTCAATCTCTTGTTCTAGCAATGTTAAATGGAGGGAATGTCTGCCATCTACTGTAGGGCGGAGAGTGATTTCCATCTCATTTCTAGGATTTGGGGTTTCAAGATTGTTGTCCATGTCTGAAGCCATGGCTGAGCCCGCGTTGGAGCTCTACAGATACACTGATCCCAAAGAGGGCTTCACTCTCCTTGTACCCTCTTCCTATGTCAAG GTTGATAAAGCAGGGGCAACTGTTTTGTTTGAGAATGCAAGCAAGAAGGCTAACAATGTAGGTGTGGTGGTGGCTCCAACTCGAATTTCTAGTCTTGGTGAATTCGGGACTCCTCAGTTTGTGGTGGATAAGCTTATCCAGGCTGAGAGGAGAAAG GAAAGTACTAAGGAAGCTGAAGTGATTTCTGTGTCGGAGAGATCGGGCGAAGGTGGGGCTCAAGTGTATGAGTTTGAATATAAGTTGGATAGCACCAGAGGGGGCATGAAGAGGGTCTTTTCTGCTGCAGTGGTAGCATCTAAGCGACTCTACCTTTTGAATATCACTCACTCTGATAGTGCAGAAAGCCCTTTGGATACGGATACAAGAAACGTACTCGAACAAGTTCTGCATTCATTTGATGTCGTTCCTTCGTCATAA